CTATATCGGCGGAACCAGTATGGGCGCCATCATCGGCGGACTGTATGCTTCCGGATATTCCGCCCGGCAATTGGATTCCATTTTTCGCGAAGTCGATTCCGACGCGTTGTTACAGGATTATATTCCCCGTTCCTCAAAGAGTTTTTTTGAAAAACGAAACGATGAAGTGTATGCTTTGGCCTTGCCCTTTAATAATTTCAAAGTAGGCGTACCAACAGCCCTTTCAAAAGGATTGTATAACTATAACCTCTTAACGCGGTTAACGAACCATGTGCGCCATATCCGCGACTTTAACGAACTGCCGATACCGTTTGTCTGTATCGCCACCGATATTGAAACCGGAGAAAAAATTGTGTTGCGAAAAGGCGTATTGCCGCAGGCTATTCTGGCAAGCGGTGCTTTTCCGTCGTTGTATTCTCCTGTGGAAATAGACGGAAGAATACTCGTAGACGGTGGTGTTGTGGATAATTACCCCGTTGAAGAACTGAAAAAAATGGGTGCCGATGTGATCATCGGAGTTGACGTTCAGGATGGTCTAAAAGACAGGACAACAATAGGCGGTGCCACCGGAGTGCTTTTGCAGATCACCAATTTTTCGATGATTGAAAAAATGGAAGCCAAAAAAAAGGCTACCGATATTTATATCAAGCCTAATATTCACGGGTATTCTGTAATTTCTTTCGATCAGGGAGGTGAGATTATCAAAAAAGGTGAAGAAGCGGCTTTTACCGTTTATGAAGATCTGGTTAAATTGGGCGCCATCGCCAGTAAGTCAAGGCTTTTTGAACCAAGACGATTAACAGATACCTTAAAAGTTGCCGATATACATGTAAAAGGACTGGAAGGCTATACCCGAGCCTATGTTTTAGGGAAGCTGCGCTTTCATCCCAATTCAAAAATAACTTATGCCGCATTAGACAAAGGCATCAATACCCTGAATGCTACACAAAACTTTAGTACAATTTCCTATTCTTTTGATGAAGCCGAAAAAGGAGATAACCTGATCCTGACGCTTAAAGAAAATCCGATAAACCGCTATCTGAAATTCGGTCTGCACTATGATGAACTGTTTAAAAGTGCCTTATTGCTGAATGCGACCCAGAAAAAATTCATACTTAAAAATGATGTTATTGCCCTGGATGTTATTTTAGGAGATAATTTCAGGTATAATCTGAATTACTACATAGACAACGGTTTTTACTGGAGTTTCGGAGTGAACTCAAGATACTACAGGTTCAATAAAAATGTGGCCACCGATTTTAGCGACGGTCAGCTGCTTCGGGATCTGGGACTGAAATCGATTAATGTTGATTTTTCTGATTTTACCAATCAGATGTATTTTCAGACCGTTTTTGCGCAGAAGTTTCTGATCGGCGCCGGACTGGAGCACAAACATTTAAAGATCAGATCGTCCACGCTGGAAAATAACTCGCCGATTTTAACAAGTGATAACTATTTTTCCGCTTTTGGAAATTTAAAATACGACTCCTTCGATCAGAAGTACTTTCCGAAAAGAGGATGGTATTTCTTTGGCGATTTCAGAACGATTTTATACTCGGATAAAGGCGAAGACCATTTGAGCCAGTTTTCAATTGCCAAAGCCGATGCCGGAATCGTAAAGACATTCTTTAAAAAGCTTTCGCTGAAATTGCAATCGGAAGCCGGATTTACCATCGGTAACCGTTCCGTTCCGTATTTTGACTTTGTTCTGGGTGGTTACGGATATACGACCATCAATAATTTCAGGCATTTTTTAGGTTACGACTTCCTGAGTATTGCCGGGGATAGCTATATAAAAGGAAGCGGTACGCTCGATTATGAGTTTTATAAAAAGCACCATATTAACTTTACGGCCAACTATGCTAATGTGGGAACAAGGATTTTTCGTACAACTGACTGGTTTTTAAAGGCACAGTACTCCGGATATGCTTTGGGATACGGATTTGAAACCTTAATTGGTCCGATTGAGATAAAACACAGCTGGTCACCGGAAACGAAAGAAAATTACACTTGGTTTAGTGTAGGATTTTGGTTCTAAAATTGCAGGAAACGTTTAAAAAGCGACATTTTTTATATTAAATGGTATTTTATATGTGAATGTTTTTAAAAAATTCTATTTTTGAAAACTAAAAAAAACCAAAAAACTTATAATATGTCAATTTGGAAACGAAAACCTTTAGGACAATTGCTTGAAGAAGCATCCGAGTCTGAGAAGGGATTAAAGAAAACATTAACAGCCCCCGGATTAACTGCATTAGGAGTTGGGGCTATTATCGGAGCAGGACTTTTCTCTATTACAGGATTGGCAGCCGCTACAAATGCCGGTCCGGCCATTACAATTTCCTTTGTGGTAGCCGCTATAGGCTGTCTTTTTGCAGGATTGTGTTATGCGGAATTTTCATCGATGATTCCGGTTGCCGGTAGTGCCTATACGTATTCCTTTGCAACTATGGGTGAGTTTATCGCCTGGATTATCGGATGGGATTTAGTGTTGGAATATGCCGTTGGAGCAGCCACCGTTTCCATTAGCTGGTCGCGTTACCTCATTAAGTTTCTCGACGGTTATGGCATTCACCTCAGTGAGTCGTTAACACATTCCCCTTTTGAAGGCGGAATCATCAATATCCCGGCGGTTTTAATCGTAATGGTAATGTCTTTGGTTTTAATGAGAGGGACAAAAGAGTCTGCTTTGGTTAACGGAATCATTGTTTTACTAAAAGTGACCGTTGTTTTAGTGTTTATCGCATTAGGATGGCAGTATATCCGTCCGGAAAACTATACACCATACATTCCGACTAACACAGGGACATTCGGTGAATTTGGTTTTACAGGAATTATCCGTGCAGCAGCAATTGTATTCTTTGCCTATATTGGTTTTGATGCTGTTTCAACAGCCGCACAGGAAGCTAAAAACCCAAAAAGAGATATGCCAATCGGGATTTTATTATCCTTAACGATTTGTACCGTATTATATATTTTGTTTGCTCACGTAATGACGGGAGTGGTAAATTATTCCGCTTTTGCAGGTGCGGACGGTATTGCTCCGGTAGCAATTGCCATTGACCACATGGGAACAGCAGATGCTTCCGGAATGATTACTCCGGCTTTCCCATGGTTGAACAAAGCGATTATTTTAGCTATTCTTGCCGGATATGCTTCGGTAATTTTAGTAATGTTAATGGGGCAAAGCCGTGTTTTCTTCTCAATGAGTAAAGACGGATTAATGCCAAAAGTGTTTTCGGAAGTACATCCGAAATACAGAACACCTGCAAAAAACAACCTGTTATTCATGTTAATCGTGAGTTTGTTTGCAGCATTCGTACCGGCTAGAGTTGTTGGGGAAATGACGAGTATCGGTACCTTATTTGCCTTTATCCTGGTTTGTCTGGGTGTATTGGTAATGCGTAAAAAAATGCCGGATGCACCAAGAGCATTTAAAACACCATTAGTGCCGTTAGTACCGATATTGGGAATTTTTGTATGCTTGTTCATGATGGTATTCTTACCATTGGATACCTGGATTCGTTTGATTGTATGGATGATGATTGGTTTTGACCTTTATCTTTTCTACGGAATGAAAAACAGTATTTTGAACAAGGGAACGTTTGATAAGAGCAGCTACAAAGTAGTAAGCCTGTCCGGAATAGGGATGGTTATCGCTTTGGTAATTGTGGCTTTTGTTCACCACTCGAACCCTGAAATTGACGATACCTTCCTTTTTTACTTCTCCCTGGTATTCTCAGTAATACATGCTGTGATATATGCATTGAGTTATAAAAAGAACAAATAAGAACGTTTTAGTTTAAAATTCCCAAAAAAATGTCAGTAATGCTTTTTTTGGGAATTTTTATTTTAAGGGATTGTGATTAATTCCGATATTTGTATGATTATGAGTTTACATTGGGAAGGCTTATTAGGACTGTTAAAATACCTCATTAAGAGAAATCCGGAATGAGTGTATTGGTTTATGCTAAAATATTTCAACAGCGCTGAGCGAAAATCAGGATGCTATAGTTTAAATTTTTTAAATTAAAAAAATATGCCATTTTATCATAAATTAGGACAAATTCCACCAAAAAGACATACGATTTTCCGTAAACCAAACGGAGACTTATACTACGAGCAGCTTTTTGGAACTGTTGGATTTGACGGTATGTCAACCAATATGTATCACGAACATCGTCCGACACAAGTAAAAGAAATCCGCAAGCAATACAATGTTGCTCCTAAGATTGCAAAAGATAACAACATCCAGTCTTACCGGCTGAGAGGATTTCAGGTTCAGCCTGAAAATGATTATCTGGAAAGCAGAAAGGCCGTTTTAACGAATAGTGACTGTACTATTATACTTGCTGCTCCAAAAGAATCGACTCGTGATTATTTCTATAAGAATACAGATGCGGATGAAATGATTTTTATCCACAGAGGTACCGGGAAATTAAGAACGATGCTGGGGAATCTTGATTTTAAATATGGTGATTACCTGATTGTTCCGCGGGGGATGATTTATAAAATCGATTTCGATACAGACGATAACCGTTTGTTCATTGTAGAGTCAAGAAGACCTATCTATACTCCAAAAAGATACCGCAACTGGTTTGGCCAGCTTTTAGAACATTCTCCTTTTTGTGAAAGAGACATCCGTCGTCCGGAAGAACTGGAAACGTATAATGAAAAAGGCGACTTTGTAATCAAAGTAAAAAAGAAAGACGAGATTTTTGAAATGGTATATGCTACGCATCCTTTTGATGTAGTGGGATATGACGGATTCAACTATCCGTATGCTTTGTCTATTCATGATTTCGAACCGATTACAGGAAGAATTCACCAGCCGCCACCGGTACACCAGACTTTTGAAACGGATGCTTTCGTGGTTTGCTCTTTTGTACCCCGATTATATGATTATCACCCGGATGCAATACCGGCTCCTTACAATCACAGTAACATTGACAGTGATGAAGTACTGTATTATGTGGATGGTGACTTTATGAGCCGAAACGATATTGAGGCTGGGCATATTTCATTACACCCGGCAGGAATCCCGCATGGACCGCACCCCGGAGCTGTTGAAAGAAGCATCGGTAAAACCGAAACGCAGGAATTGGCCGTAATGGTCGATACTTTCAAGCCGTTAATGGTTACCGAAGAAGCAATGAAAATTGCAGACGATAAGTACTACCAATCTTGGTTAGAGCACTAATTCTTAGAAATAAAAAACAAACAACAAACATTTGAGCTATTCGTTAATTAATTAAGGAATAGCCGCTTAAAATATTATTACAATGAGTAAAGAAGTAAAATCAGTAGAATACGGATTAGAAAAAATATTTGAGGGCGCTCAGGATTTTCTGCCGCTTTTAGGAACGGATTATGTAGAATTCTATGTAGGGAACGCAAAACAGGCAGCACACTATTACAAAACAGCATTCGGATACCAGTCATTGGCTTATGCAGGATTGGAAACCGGTGTTAGAGACCGGGCTTCTTATGTTTTGAAACAGGACAAAATCAGATTGGTGCTGACAACGCCTTTAAATGCCGATTCGCCAATTAACGACCATATCGTTAAACACGGTGACGGAGTGAAAATTGTGGCACTTTGGGTTGAGGATGCAACAAAATCGTTCGAAGAAACTACAAAACGCGGTGCGCGTCCGTTTATGGAGCCAACAGTTGAAAAAGACGAGTTTGGTGAAGTAGTTCGTTCCGGAATCTATACTTATGGTGAAACGGTTCACATTTTTGTGGAACGTAAAAACTACAACGGTGTATTCTTACCGGGTTACAGAGCCTGGGAATCAGACTACAATCCGGAGTCGGTTGGATTAAAATACATCGATCACATGGTAGGAAATGTGGGATGGAATGAAATGAATACCTGGGTAAAATGGTATGAAGATGTGATGGGATTCGTAAACTTCCTTTCTTTCGATGACAAACAGATCCATACGGAATACTCCGCTTTGATGAGTAAAGTGATGTCTAACGGTAACGGACGTATTAAATTCCCGATCAACGAACCGGCTGAAGGTAAAAAACGTTCACAGATTGAAGAATATTTGGATTTTTATAACGGACCGGGTGTACAGCACATCGCTATTGCTACTGACGATATCATTTCGACAGTTTCCCAATTGAAAGCAAGAGGTGTTGAATTTTTATCGGCTCCGCCAAAATCATATTATGATGCTATTCCGGCAAGATTGGGTGAGCACATGGAAATGATGAAAGAAGATATTGCAGAACTGGAGAAGTTAGCCATCATGGTTGACGCGGATGAAGAAGGATATTTATTGCAGATCTTTACGAAGCCTGTTGAAGACAGACCAACGCTGTTTTATGAAATAATTCAGCGAATGGGAGCCAGAGGATTCGGTGCCGGTAACTTCAAAGCATTGTTCGAATCTATCGAAAGAGAGCAGGAATTAAGAGGAACTTTGTAAAAAAGGACTTTTAACTGAGAATATTTCAAAAACAATGCTTCAAAAAGGCTGTTTTTTGCTAATATTGTGTTAAAGTTAAAAATTGATTTGTAAATCAACAAAAACTGTATACCTTTGCACTCGCAAAAATGAGGCGTCATAATCCTCAGATTTGTGAAATAAATTTTCATAATTTATAGTTTTTTGGTTGGTTAATAGCATAAAAACTCAGTCATTCTTTTGGCTGAGTTTTTTTGTTTCTTATTTTTGGAACAGAAATTGTAACTTGTTATTTCGAATGTTAAAAAATGAGCCTCATGAAAAAAACGGTAATATTATTTTTCCTCCTGATAACGGCAGTTACTTTTGCTCAAAAAGACAGTGCTTACGCCGCCGGTGAATGGTTTAAGTTTAGGATTCATTACGGGATCGTAAATGCAGGTTATGCCACCATGGAAGTTCAGGAAGCAGTAAGAAATAATAAAAAAGTTTTCCATATTCTGGGAAATGGCTACACTACAGGAATGACAAAATTCTTCTTCAAGGTTGAAGACGATTATCAAAGTTATATAGACAAAGAAACCGGGAGACCGTACCAGTTTATTCGGAAAATAGACGAAGGCGGCTATAAGAAAAACCAGGAAGGCTTTTTTAATCAAACAAAAAAAACAGTTTTTGTTAAAGATTATGAAAAGAACACTGAAAAAACATTTTCAGTGCCGGAAAACGTGCAAGATATTGTATCTTCATTCTATTATTTGAGAAATCATCCCAAGATAGACAAGTTAAAAGAAGGCGAAGCCATCGTGATCGACATGTTTTTTGATGATGAAACATTTAAATTTAAGCTAAAATTTATCGGTAGAGAAGATATAAAAACTAAATTTGGGACCATTTCCACGATGGTATTCCGACCTTATGTTCAAGCTGGACGCGTTTTTAAAGAGCAGGAGAGTTTAACAGTTTGGATATCAGACGATGACAATCGTTTGCCGATCAGAGTGAAGGCGAGCTTGGCAGTGGGTTCACTGAAAGCGGATTTGGATGGATTCAAAGGACTTAAAAATTCTTTCAAAATTAAAGTTAACCAATAATGAAAATTACCCCGGAGATTCAAAATAAAATTGATGAAATAGATGCGAAATATCAGGCTATAAACCAAAAGACCGAAACCCATTTGGAAGGGATGCTTTGGTCTAAGCCGATAACGTATTGGGATTATATACAAACAGACCCGCTTTTGAGTCTGCAGGTTCAAAGAACCACGCTGCCTGATGAGATGGTTTTTATCATGTACCACCAGGTAAACGAATTGCTTTTCAAAATGATCCTATGGGAAATCAACCAGGTATCCCACTGCGAAAAGCTTACTACCTCGCTGTTTACAGACAAACTGATGCGCATTAGCCGTTATTTTGATATGTTAACCACTTCTTTTGATATCATGAAAGAAGGTATGGCAGTCGAACAATATTTAAAATTCAGAAACACCCTGACGCCGGCCAGCGGTTTTCAGAGTGCACAATACCGTTTGATAGAATTTGCTTCAACAGATCTGATAAACCTTATCGATCACCGTTTCAGAGCAACAATAGACCGAAACACGCCATACGAGCATGCTTTTGAGCATTTGTACTGGCAGGCTGCCGGAAAAGACTATAAAACAGGTGAAAAGTCCTATCTGATCAAAGAGTTTGAAAAGAAATACAAAAAGAGTTTCCTGGAACATATGGAGGAATTCAACACCATTAACCTTTGGAAAAAATTCAAACAGCTGCCGGAAAAAGACCAGCAAAACGAAGAACTGATACAGGCAATGCGCCATTATGACAAAACCGTAAACATTACCTGGGTAATGGGTCACTATAATGCCGCTGTTAAATATATTGAGAGTGTGCCGGGAACGCAGGAAGCTACCGGAGGAAGTGATTGGAAAAAATATATGTTGCCAAAATATCAAAGAAGGATATTTTTCCCGGAACTTTGGTCGGATATAGAATTGGAAAAATGGGGAGAATAAAAGAATAACCACAAAACCTACAAGAATTGAAGTATATTGCCATCATATTATTATTAACAACATTATTCGCCTGTAATAAAAAAGAGGAAAAGCAAGTTAAAGAAACAAAAGTAAAAAAAGAGAAAATCCTGGTAGAATACGGTTTTACTCTTAATGATTTTAAAGTCGTAAACGATACGATAAAATCAGGAGACAGTTTCGGAAAGATTTTGGGTGCCCAAAACTTTGACGCCGCAAAGATTCATGAAATTACAGAAAAAGTAAAAGACAGCTTTAATGTTCGCGATATTAGAATTGGGAAGCCATATACGCTACTGCAAAACAAAACGGCTCCGCATGATTTAAAGGTTTTTATCTATCAGCCGGATAGAATGACCTATTATGTGGTGGATCTGCGGGATTCTATTGCTGTGCACAAAAAACAACGTCCGGTTACGATAAAACGAAGAACGATTGCTGCGGCAATTGACGGATCGGTGTCCGAAACCTTGAAAAGAGCTGGAGTGGACGCTTCACTGGCACCGCAGTTATCCCGGATTTATGCCTGGTCTATTGACTTCTTTAAAATTCAGAAAGGCGATAAATTTGCAGTGACCATTAACGAAAAATACATCAGCGATACCATTTATGCCGGAGTAGAAAGCATTGATGCTTCCTATTTTGAATACAAAGGAAAAAAAGTATATGCCTTTCCGTTTAAGCAGGACCCGAATTCAAAGCGGGTGGACTATTTTGATGAAGAAGGAAAAGTGCTGAAAAATATGTTTTTGAAAGCGCCTTTGAAATTCGTGAATATTACCTCGCGTTTTACCAAAAGCCGTTTTCATCCGGTGCAGTTAAAATGGAAAGCCCATAACGGAACGGATTATGCAGCACCTACCGGAACACCAATCATGACAACCGCTTCCGGAGTGGTGGAACGAACAGGATATACGGCAGGAAACGGTAACTTTGTAAAAGTGAAACACAACGGAACCTTTGCCACACAATATTTACACATGTCGAAAATTTTAGTACGACAGGGACAACGGGTACAGCAGGGAGATGTGATTGGAAGAGTAGGAAGTACCGGACTGGCAACCGGCCCGCACGTGTGCTACCGTTTCTGGAAAAACGGGATACAGGTAGATCCGTTACGTCAGAAACTACCCAATTCCGAGCCTATGAGCTCAAAATACAAAGCGCGGTATATGGAATATATCAAGCCACTTAAAAAAGAATTAGACAGCGTTTCAATAGCTAAGTTTGGAGAATAAATGTTAGAAAATACGAATCCGACCGGAACAGTTGCATGGCAAAAATTGCGCGAGCATTTTCAGGACATGCAATTTGTGAAAATGCAGGAACTTTTTGCGAACGATGCCCAAAGAACGGAGAAATTCCATATTCTATGGAACGATTTTCTATTGGATTATTCTAAAAACAGGATTGAAAAAAAAACGCTTGACCTTTTAACAGCCCTGGCGGAAGAAGCCGGGCTGAAAAATGCCATCGCTAAATATTTTTCAGGAGATAAGATCAACTTTACAGAAAACAGAGCAGTATTGCATACGGCTTTGCGGTCTGCCGAAAAAGAAATACTTGTTGACGGGCAAAATATTATACCGGAAATTCATGCGGTAAAAAACAAGATTCAGCTTTTCTCGGAGCAAATTATTAACGGTGAAAAGAAAGGATTTACCGGTAAGGCTTTTACCGATATTGTCAATATTGGCATTGGCGGTTCCGACTTAGGGCCGGACATGGTTGTAGAAGCTTTAAAATTCTATAAAAATCACCTTACGTTACACTTTGTTTCGAACATTGATGGCGATCATGTTGCCGAAAAAATAAAAAACCTGAATCCGGAAACTACACTATTTGTGATTGTTTCCAAAACATTCTCTACGCAGGAAACGCTTACCAATGCCGAAACCATAAAAGAATGGTTTTTAAATTATGGCCAGCCGGAAGCTATTGCAAGTCACTTTGTAGCAGTTTCGTCAAATCTTGACAAGGTAGCCGGATTTGGAATTGCGGCTGAGAATGTCTTTCCGATGTGGGACTGGGTAGGCGGCCGATTCTCGCTGTGGAGCGCCGTTGGCTTATCAATTAGTCTTGCTGTAGGATATCCAAATTTTGAAAAACTATTAAAAGGCGCCAATGAAATGGATCTGCATTTCAAAACGGCGGCTTTCGATCGCAATATTCCGGTTGTTTTAGGATTGCTGAGTATCTGGTACAATAACTTTTTTGAAGCAGAAACGGAAGCGATTATACCGTATTCCCATTACCTGCAAAAACTGGTGCCGTATCTGCAGCAGGCATTTATGGAAAGCAACGGAAAACAGATTAACAGAGAAGGCTATCCGGTGAACTATCAAACCGGAACAGTTGTCTGGGGCGAACCGGGCAGTAACTCCCAGCATGCTTTTTTCCAGTTAATTCATCAGGGAACAAAACTGATTCCTGCTGATTTTATCGGTTTTGTAAACTCGCTGCACGGCAATAAAGACCATCATGACAAATTGATGTCCAACTTTTTTGCACAAACGGAAGCACTTCTTAACGGTAAAACGGAAGAAACGGTGAAAAAGGAAAGTAATGTTCCGGAATTTCTGGTGCCTTTCAAAGCATTTGACGGTAACAGACCTACGAATACACTGTTAATTAATGCGCTGACTCCCGAATCTTTAGGAAGTCTGATAGCGATGTATGAACATAAAATATTTGTTCAGGGCGTGATCTGGAATATATTCAGTTACGACCAGTTTGGCGTTGAATACGGGAAGTCATTAGCCACTACAATACTGAAGGAAGTGACTGAAAATAAAATAGATAGTCATGATTCGTCTACAAAATTTCTCTTAAAGCATTATTTGAAATAGGTTTTTACTATTTTTTGGAGTAAAAAAATCAATAGTCTTTATTTTTAAGGTTAAATTAAAGTTAAAAAATGAATTATTCTCTTTTAGCGAGTGAATAATTGATAATACTTCAAAGTATTAACGTTTATTAACATTAATATAACTTTAGGAATCAATAAAACTTTGAACTTTGCGGAAAATTTAAAAACACAACTGCAACATGAGAACTCTGAAAAATTGGCTACTGCTTGCGCTAATAACGTTAGTGTCAACAGTTT
This region of Flavobacterium inviolabile genomic DNA includes:
- a CDS encoding patatin-like phospholipase family protein translates to MKNILLLFLSFCLVQSVFSQEKRPKVGVVLSGGGAKGLAHIGVLKVLEEAGVQVDYIGGTSMGAIIGGLYASGYSARQLDSIFREVDSDALLQDYIPRSSKSFFEKRNDEVYALALPFNNFKVGVPTALSKGLYNYNLLTRLTNHVRHIRDFNELPIPFVCIATDIETGEKIVLRKGVLPQAILASGAFPSLYSPVEIDGRILVDGGVVDNYPVEELKKMGADVIIGVDVQDGLKDRTTIGGATGVLLQITNFSMIEKMEAKKKATDIYIKPNIHGYSVISFDQGGEIIKKGEEAAFTVYEDLVKLGAIASKSRLFEPRRLTDTLKVADIHVKGLEGYTRAYVLGKLRFHPNSKITYAALDKGINTLNATQNFSTISYSFDEAEKGDNLILTLKENPINRYLKFGLHYDELFKSALLLNATQKKFILKNDVIALDVILGDNFRYNLNYYIDNGFYWSFGVNSRYYRFNKNVATDFSDGQLLRDLGLKSINVDFSDFTNQMYFQTVFAQKFLIGAGLEHKHLKIRSSTLENNSPILTSDNYFSAFGNLKYDSFDQKYFPKRGWYFFGDFRTILYSDKGEDHLSQFSIAKADAGIVKTFFKKLSLKLQSEAGFTIGNRSVPYFDFVLGGYGYTTINNFRHFLGYDFLSIAGDSYIKGSGTLDYEFYKKHHINFTANYANVGTRIFRTTDWFLKAQYSGYALGYGFETLIGPIEIKHSWSPETKENYTWFSVGFWF
- a CDS encoding amino acid permease, with amino-acid sequence MSIWKRKPLGQLLEEASESEKGLKKTLTAPGLTALGVGAIIGAGLFSITGLAAATNAGPAITISFVVAAIGCLFAGLCYAEFSSMIPVAGSAYTYSFATMGEFIAWIIGWDLVLEYAVGAATVSISWSRYLIKFLDGYGIHLSESLTHSPFEGGIINIPAVLIVMVMSLVLMRGTKESALVNGIIVLLKVTVVLVFIALGWQYIRPENYTPYIPTNTGTFGEFGFTGIIRAAAIVFFAYIGFDAVSTAAQEAKNPKRDMPIGILLSLTICTVLYILFAHVMTGVVNYSAFAGADGIAPVAIAIDHMGTADASGMITPAFPWLNKAIILAILAGYASVILVMLMGQSRVFFSMSKDGLMPKVFSEVHPKYRTPAKNNLLFMLIVSLFAAFVPARVVGEMTSIGTLFAFILVCLGVLVMRKKMPDAPRAFKTPLVPLVPILGIFVCLFMMVFLPLDTWIRLIVWMMIGFDLYLFYGMKNSILNKGTFDKSSYKVVSLSGIGMVIALVIVAFVHHSNPEIDDTFLFYFSLVFSVIHAVIYALSYKKNK
- a CDS encoding homogentisate 1,2-dioxygenase, which produces MPFYHKLGQIPPKRHTIFRKPNGDLYYEQLFGTVGFDGMSTNMYHEHRPTQVKEIRKQYNVAPKIAKDNNIQSYRLRGFQVQPENDYLESRKAVLTNSDCTIILAAPKESTRDYFYKNTDADEMIFIHRGTGKLRTMLGNLDFKYGDYLIVPRGMIYKIDFDTDDNRLFIVESRRPIYTPKRYRNWFGQLLEHSPFCERDIRRPEELETYNEKGDFVIKVKKKDEIFEMVYATHPFDVVGYDGFNYPYALSIHDFEPITGRIHQPPPVHQTFETDAFVVCSFVPRLYDYHPDAIPAPYNHSNIDSDEVLYYVDGDFMSRNDIEAGHISLHPAGIPHGPHPGAVERSIGKTETQELAVMVDTFKPLMVTEEAMKIADDKYYQSWLEH
- the hppD gene encoding 4-hydroxyphenylpyruvate dioxygenase — protein: MSKEVKSVEYGLEKIFEGAQDFLPLLGTDYVEFYVGNAKQAAHYYKTAFGYQSLAYAGLETGVRDRASYVLKQDKIRLVLTTPLNADSPINDHIVKHGDGVKIVALWVEDATKSFEETTKRGARPFMEPTVEKDEFGEVVRSGIYTYGETVHIFVERKNYNGVFLPGYRAWESDYNPESVGLKYIDHMVGNVGWNEMNTWVKWYEDVMGFVNFLSFDDKQIHTEYSALMSKVMSNGNGRIKFPINEPAEGKKRSQIEEYLDFYNGPGVQHIAIATDDIISTVSQLKARGVEFLSAPPKSYYDAIPARLGEHMEMMKEDIAELEKLAIMVDADEEGYLLQIFTKPVEDRPTLFYEIIQRMGARGFGAGNFKALFESIEREQELRGTL
- a CDS encoding DUF3108 domain-containing protein, with translation MKKTVILFFLLITAVTFAQKDSAYAAGEWFKFRIHYGIVNAGYATMEVQEAVRNNKKVFHILGNGYTTGMTKFFFKVEDDYQSYIDKETGRPYQFIRKIDEGGYKKNQEGFFNQTKKTVFVKDYEKNTEKTFSVPENVQDIVSSFYYLRNHPKIDKLKEGEAIVIDMFFDDETFKFKLKFIGREDIKTKFGTISTMVFRPYVQAGRVFKEQESLTVWISDDDNRLPIRVKASLAVGSLKADLDGFKGLKNSFKIKVNQ
- a CDS encoding tryptophan 2,3-dioxygenase family protein yields the protein MKITPEIQNKIDEIDAKYQAINQKTETHLEGMLWSKPITYWDYIQTDPLLSLQVQRTTLPDEMVFIMYHQVNELLFKMILWEINQVSHCEKLTTSLFTDKLMRISRYFDMLTTSFDIMKEGMAVEQYLKFRNTLTPASGFQSAQYRLIEFASTDLINLIDHRFRATIDRNTPYEHAFEHLYWQAAGKDYKTGEKSYLIKEFEKKYKKSFLEHMEEFNTINLWKKFKQLPEKDQQNEELIQAMRHYDKTVNITWVMGHYNAAVKYIESVPGTQEATGGSDWKKYMLPKYQRRIFFPELWSDIELEKWGE
- a CDS encoding M23 family metallopeptidase, which gives rise to MKYIAIILLLTTLFACNKKEEKQVKETKVKKEKILVEYGFTLNDFKVVNDTIKSGDSFGKILGAQNFDAAKIHEITEKVKDSFNVRDIRIGKPYTLLQNKTAPHDLKVFIYQPDRMTYYVVDLRDSIAVHKKQRPVTIKRRTIAAAIDGSVSETLKRAGVDASLAPQLSRIYAWSIDFFKIQKGDKFAVTINEKYISDTIYAGVESIDASYFEYKGKKVYAFPFKQDPNSKRVDYFDEEGKVLKNMFLKAPLKFVNITSRFTKSRFHPVQLKWKAHNGTDYAAPTGTPIMTTASGVVERTGYTAGNGNFVKVKHNGTFATQYLHMSKILVRQGQRVQQGDVIGRVGSTGLATGPHVCYRFWKNGIQVDPLRQKLPNSEPMSSKYKARYMEYIKPLKKELDSVSIAKFGE
- the pgi gene encoding glucose-6-phosphate isomerase, producing the protein MLENTNPTGTVAWQKLREHFQDMQFVKMQELFANDAQRTEKFHILWNDFLLDYSKNRIEKKTLDLLTALAEEAGLKNAIAKYFSGDKINFTENRAVLHTALRSAEKEILVDGQNIIPEIHAVKNKIQLFSEQIINGEKKGFTGKAFTDIVNIGIGGSDLGPDMVVEALKFYKNHLTLHFVSNIDGDHVAEKIKNLNPETTLFVIVSKTFSTQETLTNAETIKEWFLNYGQPEAIASHFVAVSSNLDKVAGFGIAAENVFPMWDWVGGRFSLWSAVGLSISLAVGYPNFEKLLKGANEMDLHFKTAAFDRNIPVVLGLLSIWYNNFFEAETEAIIPYSHYLQKLVPYLQQAFMESNGKQINREGYPVNYQTGTVVWGEPGSNSQHAFFQLIHQGTKLIPADFIGFVNSLHGNKDHHDKLMSNFFAQTEALLNGKTEETVKKESNVPEFLVPFKAFDGNRPTNTLLINALTPESLGSLIAMYEHKIFVQGVIWNIFSYDQFGVEYGKSLATTILKEVTENKIDSHDSSTKFLLKHYLK